The following is a genomic window from Brevibacterium limosum.
GGCTGCGGTCTCACCGACGGCGATTCCGCACGGGTTCGCGTGCTTGATTATGGCCACGGCCGGCTGGTCGAAGTCGAAGGCTGCGCGGATCGCGGCATCGGTGTCCGTGTAGTTGTTGTACGACATCGCCTTGCCGCCGAGCAGCGTTGCACCGGCGATTCCGGCGGTGCCGTCGGAGTACACGGCGGCGGCCTGGTGCGGGTTCTCTCCGTAGCGCAGCTCGGCGATCTTCTCACCGGTGAGTCCCGCGAATGCGGCCTTCTCCTCGGTGGCGAGTTCTGCGGCGAACCAGGAGGCGACAGCCGAGTCGTAGGCCGCGGTGTGGGCGAAGGCTCTTGCGGCGAAGGAGCGTCGGGCCTCGAGGTCGAAGCCGTCTGCGGCAGCGGCGTCGAGCACGGCCGAGTAGTCGGCCGGATCGGTCACGACGGTGACCGTGGGGTGGTTCTTCGCCGCCGCGCGCACCATCGAGGGCCCGCCGATGTCGATCTGCTCGATGCAGTCGTCGAAGCCGGCTCCGCTGGCGACGGTGTCGGCGAACGGGTAGAGGTTGACGACGACGAGGTCGAAGGGTTCGATCTCGAGTTCGGACAGCTGTTCCAGGTGCTCGGGTTTGCGGGAGTCGGCGAGGATGCCGGCGTGGACGCGCGGGTGGAGGGTTTTGACCCGTCCTTCGAGGCATTCGGGGAACCCGGTGAGCTCTTCGACCTTCGTCACCGCGGCCCCCGTCTCGGCGATCTTCGCCGCCGTGGATCCGGTCGACACGATCTGGACTCCGGCTGCGTGGAGGCCGCGAGCCAGCTCCTCCAGTCCGGTCTTGTCGTAGACGCTGATCAGCGCTCTCTTGATCGCGCGGGTTCCTGTCACAGATCCTCCTTGAGGTTCGGTCGCCGGTCGGTTCTTCGCACGGCGGG
Proteins encoded in this region:
- the purH gene encoding bifunctional phosphoribosylaminoimidazolecarboxamide formyltransferase/IMP cyclohydrolase; the encoded protein is MTGTRAIKRALISVYDKTGLEELARGLHAAGVQIVSTGSTAAKIAETGAAVTKVEELTGFPECLEGRVKTLHPRVHAGILADSRKPEHLEQLSELEIEPFDLVVVNLYPFADTVASGAGFDDCIEQIDIGGPSMVRAAAKNHPTVTVVTDPADYSAVLDAAAADGFDLEARRSFAARAFAHTAAYDSAVASWFAAELATEEKAAFAGLTGEKIAELRYGENPHQAAAVYSDGTAGIAGATLLGGKAMSYNNYTDTDAAIRAAFDFDQPAVAIIKHANPCGIAVGETAAAAHKTAHQCDPLSAYGGVIATNREVDAELAASIKPIFTECLAAPSFSAEALEILTTKKNLRLLELGDIDAPTVEIKPISGGFLVQDRDAFQAEGDSPENWTLAAGSAATPEVLADLEFAWKAGRAVKSNAILLAKGGASVGVGMGQVNRVDSAKLAVERAGAERAAGAVASSDAFFPFPDGLQILIDAGVTAVVQPGGSIRDDEVIAAAEEAGITMYLTGSRHFFH